Proteins encoded together in one Bacteroides ovatus window:
- a CDS encoding phosphoribosyltransferase, with the protein MKGKGKICRIDDWDKPEAVKGKSWSHQERLCDLREKVSLHKKGDIYYISQFIRSKTGTSFSEIKQSEELASFFAERACEFLHRFIVGGCEGWCIVTTPRRRHYEGFHFATSICTKIAGAVKIPFYENAIQCLTKDRLNPEFFLLRPIKEKKIIVYDDILTTGSTLLATYELLRDREQLLFLIGINNN; encoded by the coding sequence ATGAAAGGAAAGGGAAAGATATGTCGTATTGACGACTGGGATAAGCCGGAAGCGGTGAAAGGTAAGAGCTGGTCTCATCAGGAACGGTTATGTGATTTGAGAGAAAAGGTGTCACTTCATAAAAAGGGTGATATCTATTACATCTCCCAGTTCATCCGTTCCAAGACTGGTACCAGCTTTTCAGAAATTAAACAGTCGGAGGAACTTGCATCATTCTTTGCAGAGAGAGCGTGTGAGTTTCTCCACCGCTTCATTGTAGGGGGATGTGAAGGATGGTGTATAGTCACCACACCGCGACGGAGACACTACGAGGGCTTTCATTTTGCAACCTCTATCTGCACGAAAATAGCTGGGGCGGTGAAAATACCATTCTATGAGAATGCAATTCAGTGCCTAACTAAAGATAGATTGAATCCGGAATTCTTTCTTCTTCGTCCGATAAAGGAAAAGAAGATAATAGTGTATGATGACATATTAACAACCGGCAGTACATTACTTGCCACCTATGAGCTTTTAAGAGATAGAGAGCAGCTTCTTTTTCTCATAGGAATAAACAATAATTGA
- a CDS encoding terminase small subunit, whose amino-acid sequence MGKREEPLTFKQEKFCKYYVDTEGNASEAYRMSYNTSNMKPETIWSAASRLLANSKVSTRINEIKAQRAKESEVERKTVERVLMDIVLANPDDLHFVDPATGKTKMRTPSQLPKRARNALKKIQNKRGEVTYEFNGKTEAARILGAWNGWEADKNVNIKGGDGNKIGELRIGFDEKGDSEE is encoded by the coding sequence ATGGGAAAGCGAGAGGAACCATTAACATTTAAGCAAGAGAAATTCTGTAAATATTACGTTGATACAGAAGGTAATGCAAGTGAAGCATATCGAATGTCTTATAATACTTCCAACATGAAGCCAGAGACAATTTGGAGCGCTGCGAGTAGACTATTAGCAAATAGCAAGGTTAGTACAAGGATAAATGAGATTAAGGCGCAGAGAGCGAAAGAGTCTGAAGTAGAGAGGAAAACTGTTGAGAGGGTATTAATGGATATAGTGCTTGCCAATCCCGATGATCTTCATTTTGTTGACCCTGCAACCGGGAAAACAAAAATGAGAACTCCTTCCCAACTTCCCAAACGTGCCCGTAACGCATTGAAGAAGATACAGAATAAGAGAGGAGAGGTTACCTATGAGTTCAATGGCAAAACAGAAGCGGCCCGGATATTAGGTGCTTGGAATGGATGGGAGGCAGATAAGAATGTCAACATCAAAGGTGGAGATGGAAATAAAATCGGTGAACTTCGTATCGGCTTTGATGAAAAAGGAGATTCGGAAGAATAG
- a CDS encoding PBSX family phage terminase large subunit: MVINYKKLNPNGFYLLKYLNDETIRFIILYGGSSSGKSYSVAQTILIQTLQDGENTLVMRKVGASILKTIYEDYKVAAAGLGISHLFKFQQNTIKCLVNGAKIDFSGLDDPEKIKGISNYKRVQLEEWSEFEHPDFKQLRKRLRGKKGQQIICTFNPISESHWIKKEFIDKDKWHDVPMTVTIAGKELPKELTKVKSVKKNAPRQILNLRTKQIEEQAPNTVIIQSTYLNNFWVVGSPDGTYGFYDEQCVADFEYDRVHDPDYYNVYALGEWGVIRTGSEFFGSFNRGKHSGEHKYIPDLPIHISVDNNVLPYISVSYWQVDFTTGIKVWQFHETCAENPNNTVKKSSKLVAKYLKDIRYSDKVYLHGDASTKVANSIDDEKRSWMDLFIDTLQKEGFEIEDKVGNKNPSVAMTGEFINAIFDCTVPGIEIYIDESCSVSIEDYMSVQKDANGAILKTKVKNKTTLQTYEEHGHLSDTFRYVVVDLCSEQYIEFSNRRKRNLYACNGTINFFNPDTECKYTKKILYVMPNVNGKFVLIQAFRCGNKWHVVDVVFMDTTSTEDIRSSILSHESDSCVIECTDAYFPFIRELRSSTNKEIRVMKEFPDVDKRIAATSDYVKNSILFSASKVESDTEYVAFMNNLMDYNKDSETKEASAVLSGLVQFVVKLGLN, from the coding sequence ATGGTTATAAATTATAAGAAGCTAAATCCTAACGGATTCTATCTATTGAAGTACTTGAATGATGAGACTATCCGTTTTATCATTCTCTATGGAGGTTCATCTTCCGGTAAGTCGTATAGTGTGGCACAAACAATACTGATACAGACATTACAGGATGGTGAAAACACTCTTGTAATGCGTAAGGTAGGAGCTTCTATTCTCAAAACCATTTATGAAGATTATAAAGTCGCTGCGGCCGGTCTTGGCATATCCCATTTGTTCAAGTTCCAACAGAATACTATTAAGTGTCTGGTTAATGGTGCGAAGATAGATTTTTCCGGTCTTGACGATCCGGAAAAGATAAAAGGTATCTCCAATTATAAGCGTGTTCAGTTAGAGGAATGGTCAGAGTTCGAGCATCCGGATTTCAAGCAGCTACGTAAGCGTTTGCGTGGTAAGAAAGGGCAGCAAATTATTTGTACCTTTAATCCGATCAGTGAAAGCCACTGGATAAAGAAAGAGTTCATTGATAAAGACAAATGGCATGATGTACCGATGACGGTTACCATTGCCGGCAAAGAGTTGCCGAAAGAACTTACCAAGGTCAAATCCGTAAAGAAGAATGCACCCAGGCAAATACTTAATCTTCGTACTAAGCAAATCGAGGAACAGGCACCTAATACAGTTATTATCCAATCTACCTATTTGAATAATTTTTGGGTGGTCGGTAGTCCTGACGGTACGTATGGTTTCTATGATGAGCAATGTGTTGCCGACTTTGAGTATGATAGAGTCCACGATCCGGATTATTACAATGTGTACGCATTGGGAGAGTGGGGTGTTATTCGTACCGGTAGCGAGTTCTTCGGTTCGTTCAACCGTGGCAAACATTCCGGTGAACATAAATATATCCCGGACCTGCCTATTCATATATCAGTAGATAATAACGTACTGCCATATATCAGTGTGTCGTACTGGCAAGTAGATTTCACTACCGGTATCAAGGTTTGGCAGTTCCATGAGACATGCGCCGAAAATCCTAACAATACAGTAAAGAAGTCCTCTAAACTTGTAGCCAAGTATCTGAAAGATATCAGGTATAGTGATAAAGTCTACCTACACGGGGATGCCTCAACAAAGGTGGCCAATAGCATTGATGATGAAAAACGTTCTTGGATGGACTTATTCATAGATACATTGCAGAAAGAAGGATTCGAGATTGAGGATAAGGTAGGCAATAAGAATCCGAGTGTTGCCATGACCGGTGAGTTTATCAATGCTATCTTTGATTGTACTGTTCCCGGTATAGAGATATACATTGACGAATCATGTTCGGTATCTATTGAGGACTACATGAGCGTACAGAAAGATGCTAACGGTGCCATTCTTAAAACTAAGGTCAAGAATAAAACTACCTTGCAGACTTATGAGGAGCACGGGCACCTGTCTGATACGTTCCGATATGTCGTTGTGGATTTGTGTAGTGAGCAGTATATAGAGTTTAGTAACCGGCGAAAAAGAAACTTGTATGCTTGTAATGGCACTATTAATTTCTTCAATCCAGATACCGAATGTAAATACACTAAGAAGATTCTATATGTGATGCCGAATGTTAATGGGAAATTTGTCCTTATACAAGCGTTTAGATGTGGAAATAAATGGCATGTTGTTGATGTCGTATTTATGGATACTACTTCAACAGAAGATATACGTTCTTCTATTTTGTCCCATGAATCTGATTCATGTGTAATTGAATGTACAGATGCTTATTTCCCTTTTATCCGGGAACTCCGTTCTAGTACAAACAAGGAGATTCGTGTAATGAAAGAGTTTCCGGATGTAGATAAGCGTATTGCTGCAACATCTGATTATGTGAAAAATAGTATTCTTTTTTCTGCATCAAAAGTAGAATCTGATACGGAATATGTTGCCTTCATGAATAATCTGATGGACTATAATAAAGATAGTGAAACAAAAGAGGCCAGTGCTGTTTTGAGTGGGCTAGTACAGTTCGTTGTAAAATTAGGTTTGAATTGA